Proteins encoded by one window of Inmirania thermothiophila:
- a CDS encoding AAA family ATPase: MRAGEPPSDLRDLEVLIASRVPILAVETAEERRVEALFLRCVTPRGLPLFRWSVAEGLRRLDRPLPPQRHAAEPVEVLRHIRAARIAAVYLLLDFHPWLGEPLHVRLLREIAQDAPEAGHTVALVGPQVPIPPELRHHAVPFTPTLPGREELRALVAREAEAWARIHPGRRVRARPEVVERLVEHLAGLTLADARRLLRTAIHDDGALTDEDLPRVQALKHRLLDRGGLLGFETDTARFVEVAGLARLKRWLEVRRVAFASGQAPPGLDPPRGILLTGVQGCGKSLAAKAVAGAWRLPLLRLDFAVLYNKYYGETERNLREALRTAEAMAPCVLWIDEIEKGLATREDEGPGRRVLGTLLTWMAERTARVFVVATANEIRDLPPELLRKGRFDEIFFVDLPGPSVRREIFAIQLRRRGQDPDGVDLALLARESEGFSGAEIEQAVVSALYSAHAAGVALATEHLVAELQATRPLSVTMAERVASLRRWAAGRAVPAG; encoded by the coding sequence ATGCGCGCCGGGGAACCACCGTCGGACCTTCGCGACCTCGAGGTGCTGATCGCCTCGCGCGTCCCCATCCTCGCGGTGGAGACCGCCGAGGAGCGGCGTGTGGAGGCGCTGTTCCTGCGCTGCGTGACGCCGCGGGGGCTCCCCCTCTTCCGCTGGAGCGTCGCCGAGGGCCTGCGCCGGCTCGACCGCCCGCTGCCGCCCCAGCGCCACGCCGCCGAGCCGGTCGAGGTGCTGCGCCACATCCGCGCCGCCCGCATCGCCGCCGTCTACCTCCTGCTCGACTTCCATCCCTGGCTCGGCGAGCCGCTGCACGTGCGCCTGCTGCGCGAGATCGCCCAGGACGCCCCCGAGGCGGGGCACACCGTGGCGCTGGTGGGGCCGCAGGTGCCGATCCCGCCGGAGCTGCGCCACCACGCCGTGCCCTTCACCCCGACCCTGCCCGGGCGCGAGGAGCTGCGCGCGCTGGTGGCGCGGGAGGCCGAGGCCTGGGCGCGCATCCATCCGGGCCGGCGCGTGCGCGCGCGCCCCGAGGTGGTCGAGCGGCTCGTGGAGCACCTCGCGGGGCTGACGCTCGCCGACGCCCGCCGCCTGCTGCGCACCGCGATCCACGACGACGGCGCCCTCACCGACGAGGACCTGCCGCGGGTGCAGGCGCTCAAGCACCGGCTCCTGGACCGCGGCGGGCTGCTCGGCTTCGAGACCGACACCGCCCGCTTCGTCGAGGTGGCGGGGCTTGCGCGGCTGAAGCGCTGGCTCGAGGTGCGGCGCGTGGCCTTCGCCTCCGGGCAGGCCCCGCCCGGGCTCGATCCGCCGCGCGGGATCCTGCTCACCGGGGTGCAGGGCTGCGGCAAGAGCCTCGCCGCCAAGGCGGTGGCCGGGGCCTGGCGGCTGCCGCTGCTCCGGCTCGACTTCGCCGTGCTCTACAACAAGTACTACGGCGAGACCGAGCGCAACCTGCGCGAGGCGCTGCGCACCGCCGAGGCCATGGCGCCGTGCGTGCTCTGGATCGACGAGATCGAGAAGGGGCTCGCGACGCGGGAGGACGAGGGGCCGGGGCGGCGCGTGCTGGGGACGCTGCTGACCTGGATGGCCGAGCGCACGGCGCGGGTCTTTGTCGTCGCCACCGCCAACGAGATCCGCGACCTGCCGCCGGAGCTGCTGCGCAAGGGGCGCTTCGACGAGATCTTCTTCGTGGACCTGCCGGGGCCGTCGGTGCGGCGGGAGATCTTCGCCATCCAGCTGCGCCGCCGCGGCCAGGATCCGGACGGGGTGGACCTTGCGCTTCTCGCGCGCGAGAGCGAGGGCTTCTCCGGGGCCGAGATCGAGCAGGCGGTGGTGTCGGCGCTCTATAGCGCGCACGCGGCGGGGGTGGCGCTCGCCACCGAGCACCTGGTCGCCGAGCTGCAGGCGACGCGGCCGCTGTCGGTGACCATGGCCGAGCGGGTGGCGTCGCTGCGCCGGTGGGCGGCCGGGCGCGCCGTGCCGGCCGGATGA
- a CDS encoding VOC family protein encodes MTIRGFDHVCIAVRDLDAAARGWQRLLGREAPDEVYEVAAEAIRVYRYDLDRVGLELVASTRPDGPVARFIERHGEGVLLLALAVDDAAAERDRLEGLGLPLVGGLRPFRGGRYTFVHPSAMNGVLLELVDGGAG; translated from the coding sequence ATGACGATCCGCGGCTTCGATCACGTCTGCATCGCGGTGCGCGACCTCGACGCCGCGGCGCGCGGGTGGCAGCGGCTTCTCGGGCGGGAGGCGCCGGACGAGGTCTACGAGGTGGCGGCGGAGGCGATCCGGGTCTACCGCTACGACCTCGACCGCGTCGGCCTCGAGCTCGTGGCCTCGACGCGGCCGGACGGGCCGGTGGCGCGCTTCATCGAGCGCCACGGTGAGGGGGTGCTGCTGCTCGCGCTCGCGGTGGACGATGCGGCGGCGGAGCGGGACCGGCTGGAGGGGCTGGGGCTGCCCCTCGTGGGCGGGCTGCGACCCTTCCGCGGCGGCCGCTACACCTTCGTCCACCCCTCGGCGATGAACGGCGTCCTGCTCGAGCTCGTCGACGGCGGCGCGGGCTAG
- a CDS encoding AAA family ATPase translates to MRPLRLVMEGFGPYLERQEIAFDGASQAGLFLVHGPTGAGKTSILDALCFALYGETTGTDRGHDERVRSDLAPPERDTEVVLDFAVGETLYRVRRSPAYERAKRRGRGTTRVPAKAELERLRRAPDGALEPAGAVASGPAAVTERIEALLGFNVEQFRQVVLLPQGEFRRALTADSATRQAILQRLFATGRYREIEQALRERAEQLRREREGQADRLAALLGQEGVESAEALAGVHAAAADELAAAQEEAETLRRQAAQAERRLEAAREAARLLAEREQARSALADLEAQAAAMTERRARLARAQAAAVLEAVVARWAEARGAAREAERRRDLAEAAHGEAAAAAEQARAGLAAEQTREGEGDALRRERARLEGLRPRLARLAEGRAALQTLASARAEAEAAEAEARSERARSGEALAEAEQAHAQAALRAARSEGLAAEAARLEALVAAVRRLGERRQALRRAERKLDAERRALEGARAGREAAREILERLEARRLQGEAARLAATLRPGEPCPVCGSTEHPAPARGAEALPEEAEIAAARVRLDEAEDRLSSAERAVAACETRVEALAAQVREDEETLGAQAGEAEALEAELRRVRAEAEAAEADARRLAALEQARERWAQAVRRAEARLAEVGARLRRLEAEHAAARARVEEAEAEVPEALRAEGALEQALATVAQRLQALEEARRRAEEGVRAAGERLARAEAARDAARREAERAGDALREAEARLAERLREAGFEDLRDYEAARMEAAAMEALAGEIDAYEKAVAAARARLDAAAARAEGVAEPDVAGAAAELDAARGRLEAVQQRLGELRARVRRLDALRKDVARLAARIAELDARYATAGRIAEAASGQNPARITFERFVLGSLLDDVLVAASERLRRMSQGRYALRRAAAAADRRRAGGLDLEVDDAYTGEPRPVGTLSGGEGFLASLALALGLADVVQAYTGGTRLDALFVDEGFGSLDPEALDQALAVLLALRQGGRLVGVISHVPELRERIPLRLRVTPGRCGSRIAWDG, encoded by the coding sequence ATGAGACCGCTGCGCCTGGTGATGGAGGGCTTCGGGCCCTACCTGGAGCGGCAGGAGATCGCCTTCGATGGGGCCTCGCAGGCCGGGCTCTTCCTCGTGCACGGGCCCACGGGGGCGGGCAAGACTTCGATCCTCGACGCCCTGTGCTTCGCCCTCTACGGCGAGACCACGGGCACCGACCGCGGCCACGACGAGCGCGTCCGCAGCGACCTCGCCCCGCCCGAGCGGGACACCGAGGTGGTGCTCGACTTCGCCGTCGGCGAGACCCTCTACCGGGTCCGGCGCAGCCCCGCCTACGAGCGCGCCAAGCGGCGGGGCCGGGGCACCACGCGGGTGCCGGCGAAGGCGGAGCTGGAGCGGCTGCGCCGCGCCCCGGACGGGGCGCTGGAGCCGGCCGGTGCCGTCGCCTCGGGCCCCGCCGCGGTCACCGAGCGCATCGAGGCGCTGCTGGGCTTCAACGTGGAGCAGTTCCGGCAGGTGGTGCTGCTGCCGCAGGGCGAGTTCCGGCGCGCCCTCACCGCCGACTCGGCCACGCGCCAGGCGATCCTGCAGCGGCTCTTCGCCACCGGGCGCTACCGCGAGATCGAGCAGGCCCTGCGCGAGCGCGCCGAGCAGCTGCGGCGCGAGCGCGAGGGCCAGGCGGACCGCCTCGCGGCCCTCCTCGGCCAGGAGGGGGTGGAGAGCGCCGAGGCGCTGGCCGGTGTCCACGCCGCGGCGGCCGACGAGCTTGCCGCGGCGCAGGAAGAGGCCGAGACGCTGCGCCGGCAGGCGGCGCAGGCGGAGCGGCGGCTCGAGGCGGCGCGCGAGGCGGCGCGGCTGCTTGCCGAGCGCGAGCAGGCCCGCAGCGCCCTCGCAGACCTCGAGGCGCAGGCCGCGGCCATGACCGAGCGGCGGGCGCGCCTTGCCCGTGCGCAGGCGGCGGCGGTCCTCGAGGCGGTGGTGGCGCGGTGGGCCGAGGCCCGCGGCGCGGCGCGCGAGGCGGAGCGTCGGCGCGACCTCGCCGAGGCCGCCCATGGGGAGGCGGCGGCCGCGGCCGAGCAGGCGCGGGCCGGCCTCGCCGCCGAGCAGACCCGGGAGGGCGAGGGGGATGCGCTGCGGCGGGAGCGGGCGCGGCTCGAGGGGCTGCGGCCGCGCCTTGCCCGCCTCGCCGAGGGGCGCGCGGCGCTGCAGACGCTGGCGTCGGCCCGGGCCGAGGCGGAGGCCGCCGAGGCGGAGGCGCGGTCCGAGCGGGCACGGTCGGGCGAGGCGCTCGCCGAGGCCGAGCAGGCCCATGCCCAGGCGGCGCTTCGGGCCGCGCGCAGCGAGGGCCTGGCGGCGGAGGCGGCGCGGCTCGAGGCGCTCGTCGCCGCCGTGCGCCGCCTCGGCGAGCGCCGGCAGGCGCTTCGGCGGGCCGAACGCAAGCTCGACGCCGAGCGCCGGGCCCTCGAGGGGGCGCGGGCGGGGCGGGAGGCGGCGCGGGAGATCCTCGAGCGCCTCGAGGCGCGGAGGCTGCAGGGCGAGGCGGCACGGCTCGCCGCCACCCTGCGCCCGGGCGAGCCCTGTCCCGTCTGCGGCAGCACCGAGCATCCGGCCCCGGCCCGCGGGGCGGAGGCGCTGCCGGAGGAGGCCGAGATCGCGGCGGCGCGGGTGCGGCTCGACGAGGCGGAGGACCGGCTCTCGAGCGCGGAGCGCGCCGTGGCCGCGTGCGAGACCCGGGTCGAGGCCCTCGCCGCCCAGGTGCGCGAGGACGAGGAGACCCTCGGGGCGCAGGCGGGGGAGGCCGAGGCGCTGGAGGCGGAGCTTCGGCGCGTGCGGGCGGAGGCGGAGGCGGCGGAGGCCGATGCGCGCCGCCTCGCGGCGCTGGAGCAGGCGCGCGAGCGGTGGGCGCAGGCCGTGCGCCGGGCGGAGGCGCGTCTGGCCGAGGTGGGGGCGCGGCTGCGGCGTCTCGAGGCGGAGCATGCCGCCGCCCGCGCCCGGGTCGAGGAGGCGGAGGCCGAGGTGCCCGAGGCGCTGCGGGCGGAGGGGGCCCTGGAGCAGGCGCTGGCGACGGTGGCGCAGCGGCTGCAGGCCCTGGAGGAGGCCCGGCGCCGGGCCGAGGAGGGCGTGCGCGCGGCGGGGGAGCGGCTGGCGCGCGCCGAGGCGGCGCGGGATGCGGCGCGACGGGAGGCCGAGCGCGCGGGCGACGCCCTGCGCGAGGCCGAGGCGCGCCTTGCGGAGCGGCTGCGCGAGGCCGGCTTCGAGGATCTGCGCGACTACGAGGCCGCCCGCATGGAGGCGGCGGCGATGGAGGCGCTCGCCGGGGAGATCGACGCCTACGAGAAGGCCGTGGCGGCGGCGCGGGCGCGTCTCGACGCGGCGGCGGCGCGCGCCGAGGGCGTGGCCGAGCCGGACGTGGCGGGCGCCGCCGCCGAGCTGGACGCCGCCCGCGGGCGGCTCGAGGCGGTGCAGCAGCGCCTGGGCGAGCTGCGCGCGCGGGTGCGTCGGCTCGACGCCCTGCGCAAGGACGTGGCGCGGCTTGCGGCGCGCATCGCCGAGCTCGACGCCCGCTATGCCACCGCCGGCCGCATCGCCGAGGCGGCCTCGGGGCAGAACCCGGCGCGCATCACCTTCGAGCGCTTCGTCCTCGGCAGCCTGCTCGACGACGTCCTCGTCGCCGCCTCCGAGCGGCTGCGGCGCATGAGCCAGGGCCGCTACGCCCTGCGGCGGGCGGCGGCGGCCGCCGACCGCCGGCGTGCCGGCGGCCTCGACCTCGAGGTGGACGACGCCTACACCGGCGAGCCGCGCCCGGTGGGCACCCTTTCCGGCGGGGAGGGCTTCCTGGCCTCCCTGGCCCTGGCGCTGGGGCTCGCCGACGTGGTCCAGGCCTACACCGGGGGCACCCGGCTCGACGCCCTGTTCGTGGACGAGGGCTTCGGCAGCCTCGATCCGGAGGCCCTCGACCAGGCGCTGGCCGTGCTCCTGGCGCTGCGGCAGGGCGGGCGGCTGGTGGGCGTCATCTCCCACGTGCCGGAGCTGCGCGAGCGCATCCCGCTGCGCCTGCGGGTCACCCCGGGCCGTTGCGGAAGCCGCATCGCCTGGGACGGCTGA
- a CDS encoding exonuclease SbcCD subunit D: protein MRILHTADWHLGRILHGVHLTDDQAHVLEQLVALAREFRPDLVVIAGDVYDRAVPPQEAVALLDEVLTRLCGELRLPVVLTAGNHDSPERLAFGARLLAGQRLHVVGGIGPEPRPLRFEDRHGAVEVWALPFLDPLRVRHALDDEAVRDQPQALAAVLARVRAARDPARRSVLVAHAAVLGCETSESERPLAIGGAETVPASLLAGFDYVALGHLHRPQGVDGAAIRYAGSLLKYSFSEIGHEKSVTLVEMDGAGACRMEAVALAPRRDLRRIEGTLAELERGAAGDPRRDDYVVARLLDPGPVLDAMGRLRRVYPNVLHIERPILDAPAGEGLAASAPAGRLGDEALFAAFFEQVTGAPLDEAGRRLLAEVLEALERRRRGEEDAA from the coding sequence ATGAGGATTCTGCACACCGCCGACTGGCATCTCGGGCGCATCCTCCACGGCGTCCACCTCACCGACGACCAGGCCCACGTGCTCGAGCAGCTGGTGGCGCTCGCACGCGAGTTCCGCCCCGACCTCGTGGTGATCGCGGGCGACGTCTACGATCGCGCGGTGCCGCCGCAGGAGGCGGTGGCGCTCCTCGACGAGGTGTTGACGCGCCTGTGCGGCGAGCTGCGCCTGCCGGTGGTCCTCACCGCCGGCAACCACGACAGCCCCGAGCGGCTGGCCTTCGGTGCCCGCCTGCTCGCAGGCCAGCGCCTGCACGTGGTGGGCGGGATCGGGCCCGAGCCGCGGCCGCTGCGGTTCGAGGACCGCCACGGCGCGGTGGAGGTGTGGGCGCTTCCCTTCCTCGACCCGCTGCGCGTGCGCCACGCCCTCGACGACGAGGCGGTGCGCGACCAGCCCCAGGCCCTCGCCGCGGTGCTCGCGCGGGTGCGCGCGGCGCGGGATCCGGCGCGGCGCAGCGTCCTCGTCGCCCATGCCGCGGTGCTCGGCTGCGAGACCAGCGAGTCCGAGCGCCCGCTCGCCATCGGCGGCGCCGAGACGGTGCCCGCCTCCCTGCTCGCGGGCTTCGACTACGTCGCCCTCGGCCACCTGCACCGCCCGCAGGGGGTGGACGGGGCCGCCATCCGCTACGCCGGCTCCCTCCTCAAGTACTCCTTCTCGGAGATCGGCCACGAGAAATCCGTCACCCTGGTGGAGATGGACGGCGCCGGCGCCTGCCGGATGGAGGCCGTCGCCCTCGCGCCGCGGCGGGATCTTCGCCGCATCGAGGGCACGCTGGCGGAGCTGGAGCGGGGCGCGGCCGGGGACCCGCGCCGCGACGACTACGTCGTCGCCCGGCTCCTCGACCCGGGGCCCGTGCTCGACGCCATGGGCCGGCTGCGCCGCGTCTATCCCAACGTCCTCCACATCGAGCGCCCGATCCTCGACGCCCCCGCCGGGGAAGGCCTCGCCGCATCCGCCCCCGCCGGCCGGCTCGGCGACGAGGCCCTCTTCGCCGCCTTCTTCGAGCAGGTCACGGGGGCGCCCCTGGACGAGGCCGGGCGGAGGCTGCTCGCGGAGGTGCTGGAGGCGCTGGAGCGGCGCCGCCGCGGGGAGGAGGACGCCGCATGA
- a CDS encoding ARPP-1 family domain-containing protein, with amino-acid sequence MDTIATLLEGVEAGPARSHGRLTLYPLFGPDRPRDYLLLHEAIEAGLARVTEVSEGGSVPELALVNEADRPVLLLDGQELVGAKQNRILNLTLLAPPKATLVVPVSCVEAGRWAWREAAFRDAGRVHFAMGRARKAAAVSRNLAEAGVAMADQGEIWWEIDARLARMAGVEAPTRAAAALYESREDEIERYVAAFPAAEGQLGLVAAMEGRLLGLELFDSADAFAQCAARIVRSWAVEALSPLPAGELGGIESDDPRALLEAVAAAPVRRHRAVGLGEGLRFEPSGIVGGALVWEGRLVHLMAFTEVEGGRGSGDWALARASVRARRSRR; translated from the coding sequence ATGGACACCATTGCAACGCTGCTCGAGGGCGTCGAGGCCGGGCCCGCGCGGTCCCACGGCCGGCTGACCCTGTATCCGCTCTTCGGGCCCGACCGCCCGCGCGACTATCTGCTCCTGCACGAGGCCATCGAGGCCGGCCTCGCCCGCGTCACCGAGGTCTCGGAGGGGGGCTCGGTGCCGGAGCTCGCCCTGGTCAACGAGGCCGACCGCCCGGTGCTGCTGCTCGACGGGCAGGAGCTCGTGGGGGCGAAGCAGAACCGCATCCTCAACCTCACCCTCCTGGCGCCGCCGAAGGCGACCCTGGTGGTACCGGTCTCCTGTGTCGAGGCCGGGCGCTGGGCCTGGCGTGAGGCGGCCTTCCGCGACGCCGGGCGGGTCCACTTCGCCATGGGCCGGGCTCGCAAGGCGGCGGCGGTGAGCCGCAACCTCGCCGAGGCCGGTGTGGCCATGGCCGACCAGGGGGAGATCTGGTGGGAGATCGACGCGCGGCTTGCGCGCATGGCGGGCGTCGAGGCCCCGACCCGCGCCGCCGCCGCCCTCTACGAGTCGCGCGAGGACGAGATCGAGCGCTACGTGGCCGCGTTCCCTGCCGCCGAGGGGCAGCTGGGGCTGGTGGCGGCGATGGAGGGCCGGCTGCTGGGGCTCGAGCTCTTCGACAGCGCCGACGCCTTTGCCCAGTGCGCCGCGCGCATCGTGCGCAGCTGGGCCGTGGAGGCGTTGTCCCCCCTCCCGGCCGGGGAACTTGGCGGCATCGAGTCGGACGACCCCCGCGCGCTGCTGGAGGCGGTGGCGGCCGCGCCGGTGCGCCGCCACCGCGCGGTGGGGCTCGGCGAAGGCCTGCGCTTCGAGCCCTCGGGCATCGTCGGCGGCGCGTTGGTCTGGGAGGGGCGGCTCGTGCACCTCATGGCCTTTACCGAGGTCGAGGGCGGGCGCGGCAGCGGCGACTGGGCGCTTGCGCGGGCGTCGGTGCGGGCGCGGCGCTCGCGGCGCTGA
- a CDS encoding helix-turn-helix transcriptional regulator: MDRTERFQRMVALLKARRVVSRGEFLEALEVSLATFKRDLEYLRERLGAPIVYDREAGGYRLDEAEGCWELPGAWFTASEAHALLTVEVLLEGLEPGLLGPRIAALRERVRAMLGADEREAEAVRRRVRVLGVQARGPDPEHFRAVADALLARRRLWIRHYSRVRDEETEREVSPQRLVHYRNTWYLDAWCHLRGDLRSFALEAIRAVRVLEEAAEEVAEERLDAHFAEGYGIFAGPAKAVAHLRFTPERARWVAAERWHPRQRGWFDEAGCYHLELPYSDERELVMDVLRHGAEVEVLAPRALRARVAAELEAAAARYREP; the protein is encoded by the coding sequence ATGGACCGCACGGAGCGATTCCAGCGCATGGTCGCGCTGCTGAAGGCGCGGCGCGTGGTGTCGCGGGGGGAGTTCCTCGAGGCCCTGGAGGTCTCCCTGGCGACCTTCAAGCGCGACCTCGAGTACCTGCGCGAGCGGCTCGGGGCGCCCATCGTCTATGACCGCGAGGCGGGCGGCTACCGTCTGGACGAGGCGGAGGGGTGCTGGGAGCTGCCGGGCGCGTGGTTCACGGCCTCGGAGGCGCACGCCCTGCTCACGGTGGAGGTGCTGCTGGAGGGGCTGGAGCCCGGGCTGCTCGGGCCGCGGATCGCGGCGCTGCGGGAGCGGGTGCGGGCGATGCTGGGCGCCGACGAGCGGGAAGCGGAGGCGGTGCGGCGCCGGGTCCGCGTCCTCGGGGTCCAGGCGCGGGGCCCCGATCCCGAGCACTTCCGCGCCGTGGCCGATGCGCTGCTCGCGCGCAGGCGGTTGTGGATCCGGCACTACAGCCGGGTGCGGGACGAGGAGACGGAGCGCGAGGTCTCGCCGCAGCGGCTCGTGCACTACCGCAACACCTGGTATCTGGATGCGTGGTGCCACCTGCGGGGGGATCTTCGCAGCTTCGCGCTGGAGGCGATCCGGGCGGTGCGGGTGCTGGAGGAGGCGGCCGAGGAGGTGGCGGAGGAGCGGCTCGACGCCCACTTCGCCGAGGGCTACGGGATCTTTGCGGGGCCGGCGAAGGCGGTGGCGCATCTTCGCTTCACGCCGGAGCGGGCGCGGTGGGTGGCGGCCGAGCGGTGGCATCCGCGCCAGCGGGGCTGGTTCGACGAGGCGGGCTGCTATCACCTGGAGCTGCCCTACAGCGACGAGCGGGAGCTGGTGATGGACGTGCTGCGGCACGGGGCGGAGGTGGAGGTCCTCGCCCCCCGGGCGCTGCGGGCGCGGGTGGCGGCGGAGCTCGAGGCGGCGGCGGCCCGCTACCGCGAGCCCTGA
- the cas3 gene encoding CRISPR-associated helicase Cas3', with product MSEPRAASARLFWGKCTEGGLLPLSCHALDVALTFRTLCGLPGIRRALEAAAGRHLHARDLDRLAVLALLHDVGKANLGFQYKVFPNPPFKHAKSAGHVAELAALFDDAHPELNQAFARALQVKVLSGWFAEDGCGLEAFLLATWSHHGRPVSFAGSLAGRAGTWARYWRPYQGHDPMAAVAELVACARKAFPAAFEPGGVPLPESPRFQHLFAGLVMLADWLGSHPHWFPVEDVDPAARLAHGRRAAARQLQAVGLDPDPLRPVLAGGPSAFQGRFPFAPRPLQQAVHEQNPDDSATRLLIAESETGSGKTEAALDWFFTLFAAGRVDGLYFALPTRVAARELYTRVQATMARWFPAPTRRPVTVLAVPGYAQVDGLPAEQVLPPAEAANLWQDDAQERLQERVWAIEHPKRFLAATVAVGTIDQALLSAVQTKHAHLRGACLARSLLVVDEVHASDRYMSRLLEHLLEHHLALGGYAMLLSATLGAAARERYLAVARGQNPNRVGPPPLDDCQRLPYPRLTRADGSARPCGRDVRAKAVAVEEVPLAFAPEALAERIAEALRAGARVMVVMNTVARANALHRALERQADMDPAWGFRCAGVPCPHHGRFAPEDRLLLDAAVSARLGKEGPRGPVLLIGTQTLEQSLDIDADLLVTDLCPADVLLQRIGRLHRHNRSRPHEFEQACCLLLVPEGDLLGGLDEQGYAKGEYRRIGWGFGAKGGGIYEDLRTLELTRRALAVTPTIEIPADNRRLVEEATHPESLAALEGEDERWARHGQRVLGGDIVKGQQAEAVVLHFDRCFGDLAFNEMGLKVATRLGAEALRLPLDRPVTSPFGQALHEITIPEHLAPEQPEEKITVEDHADGVIHLRCAGVRYTYSRHGLEKKEEP from the coding sequence ATGTCTGAGCCCCGGGCGGCCTCGGCCCGCCTCTTCTGGGGCAAATGCACGGAGGGGGGTCTTCTCCCCCTGAGCTGCCACGCTCTGGACGTCGCCCTGACCTTCCGCACCCTGTGTGGCCTGCCGGGCATTCGGCGGGCGCTGGAGGCGGCGGCCGGGCGGCACCTCCATGCGCGCGACCTCGACCGGCTGGCCGTCCTCGCCCTCCTGCACGACGTGGGCAAGGCCAACCTCGGGTTTCAATACAAGGTCTTTCCCAACCCGCCCTTCAAGCACGCCAAGAGCGCCGGCCATGTCGCCGAGCTGGCGGCACTGTTCGACGACGCCCACCCGGAACTGAACCAGGCCTTTGCCCGCGCCCTGCAGGTGAAGGTGCTGTCCGGGTGGTTCGCCGAGGACGGGTGCGGTCTCGAGGCCTTTCTCCTCGCCACCTGGTCCCACCATGGCCGGCCGGTGTCGTTTGCCGGAAGCCTCGCCGGGCGGGCCGGGACCTGGGCCCGCTATTGGCGCCCTTATCAGGGCCACGACCCCATGGCGGCGGTGGCCGAGCTGGTGGCCTGTGCCCGGAAGGCCTTCCCCGCCGCCTTCGAGCCCGGCGGTGTCCCCCTGCCGGAATCGCCCCGCTTCCAGCACCTCTTCGCCGGGCTGGTGATGCTCGCCGACTGGCTCGGCTCCCATCCCCACTGGTTCCCCGTCGAGGACGTGGATCCGGCCGCCCGCCTGGCGCACGGCCGCCGGGCCGCCGCGCGGCAGCTCCAAGCGGTGGGGCTCGATCCCGATCCCCTGCGCCCGGTGCTGGCGGGCGGACCGTCGGCGTTTCAGGGCCGCTTCCCCTTCGCCCCTCGTCCCCTGCAGCAGGCCGTGCACGAGCAGAACCCCGACGATTCAGCGACCCGCCTGCTCATCGCCGAGTCGGAGACCGGCTCGGGCAAGACCGAGGCGGCGCTCGACTGGTTCTTCACCCTCTTCGCCGCCGGCCGAGTGGACGGCCTCTACTTCGCCCTGCCCACCCGGGTGGCCGCGCGCGAGCTCTACACGCGCGTGCAGGCCACCATGGCGCGCTGGTTCCCGGCCCCGACCCGCCGCCCGGTCACCGTCCTCGCCGTGCCCGGCTACGCCCAGGTGGACGGCCTGCCCGCCGAGCAGGTCCTGCCCCCGGCGGAGGCCGCCAACCTCTGGCAGGACGATGCACAGGAACGGCTACAGGAACGGGTTTGGGCCATCGAGCACCCCAAGCGCTTCCTCGCCGCCACCGTGGCGGTGGGCACCATCGACCAGGCCCTGCTCTCTGCTGTGCAGACCAAACACGCCCACCTGCGCGGGGCCTGCCTGGCCCGCAGCCTCCTGGTGGTGGACGAAGTGCACGCCTCCGACCGCTACATGAGCCGCCTGCTGGAGCATCTCCTCGAGCACCACCTCGCCCTGGGCGGATACGCCATGCTGCTCTCCGCCACCCTGGGTGCGGCCGCCCGCGAGCGCTACCTGGCGGTGGCCCGGGGGCAGAATCCGAACCGCGTCGGGCCCCCGCCCCTGGACGACTGCCAGCGCCTGCCGTATCCCCGCCTCACCCGCGCCGACGGCAGCGCCCGGCCTTGTGGCCGGGACGTGCGCGCCAAGGCGGTCGCGGTGGAGGAGGTGCCGCTGGCCTTCGCGCCCGAGGCCCTGGCCGAGCGCATTGCCGAGGCCCTCCGGGCCGGTGCCCGGGTGATGGTGGTCATGAACACCGTGGCCCGCGCCAACGCCCTGCACCGCGCCCTGGAGAGACAGGCGGACATGGATCCCGCCTGGGGCTTTCGCTGCGCGGGCGTCCCCTGTCCCCATCACGGCCGCTTCGCCCCCGAGGACCGCCTGCTGCTGGACGCCGCCGTGAGCGCGCGCCTGGGCAAGGAGGGACCGCGCGGGCCGGTGCTCCTCATCGGCACCCAGACCCTGGAGCAGAGCCTGGACATCGACGCCGATCTGCTGGTCACCGATCTTTGCCCGGCGGACGTGCTCCTGCAGCGCATCGGCCGCCTGCATCGCCATAATCGATCCCGCCCGCATGAATTTGAACAAGCCTGCTGCCTCCTCCTGGTGCCCGAAGGGGACCTGCTCGGCGGCCTGGACGAACAGGGCTATGCCAAGGGCGAGTACCGTCGCATCGGCTGGGGTTTTGGTGCAAAGGGCGGCGGGATCTACGAAGACTTGCGTACCCTGGAGCTCACCCGCCGGGCCCTGGCCGTGACGCCCACCATCGAGATTCCCGCGGACAACCGCCGGCTGGTGGAGGAGGCCACCCACCCGGAATCCCTCGCCGCCCTCGAGGGGGAGGATGAGCGCTGGGCGCGACACGGCCAGCGCGTCCTGGGTGGTGACATCGTCAAGGGCCAGCAGGCCGAGGCCGTGGTCCTGCACTTCGACCGCTGCTTCGGCGATTTGGCCTTCAACGAGATGGGGCTGAAAGTGGCCACGCGCCTCGGCGCCGAGGCCCTGCGCCTGCCCCTGGACCGCCCGGTCACCAGCCCCTTCGGCCAGGCCCTGCACGAGATCACCATCCCCGAACACCTGGCCCCGGAACAGCCTGAAGAAAAAATCACCGTGGAGGATCACGCGGACGGCGTCATCCACCTGCGCTGCGCCGGCGTCCGCTACACCTACTCCCGCCACGGCCTGGAAAAGAAGGAGGAACCATGA